A DNA window from Acinetobacter sp. 10FS3-1 contains the following coding sequences:
- the dtd gene encoding D-aminoacyl-tRNA deacylase encodes MRALLQRVLEAKVVVEGEITGEIEQGILVFLGIGKNDNLEKGKKLIDKILKYRFFDDEQGKMGWNISQAKGGLLLVSQFTLMAQTQKGLRPDFGPAMPPTEAKALYEQLVEYAQSQFDNVQTGIFAADMKVHLVNDGPVTFNLEVE; translated from the coding sequence ATGCGCGCTTTATTGCAACGGGTTCTGGAAGCCAAAGTCGTGGTTGAGGGAGAAATCACAGGTGAAATTGAACAAGGTATTCTGGTTTTTCTGGGTATAGGTAAAAATGACAATCTGGAAAAAGGCAAAAAACTGATTGATAAAATATTGAAATATCGTTTTTTTGATGATGAACAAGGCAAAATGGGCTGGAATATCAGTCAGGCCAAAGGTGGTTTACTTCTGGTATCTCAATTTACCTTGATGGCTCAAACCCAGAAAGGTTTGCGTCCGGATTTTGGTCCGGCCATGCCGCCGACTGAAGCAAAAGCTTTGTATGAGCAACTGGTAGAATATGCCCAAAGCCAGTTTGACAATGTACAGACCGGTATTTTTGCGGCAGACATGAAAGTGCATCTGGTCAATGACGGACCAGTGA